One Sphingobium sp. Cam5-1 genomic window, TCCGACACATTGCCTGCGATCTGGAATATGCGCGTTCCGTCATTGCGGCTGACGTTGAAGCGGGCGACGGTCTTGTGATTGCCGATATTGGCGCTGTCGTCCTGGCCGGGCGAACAGATGAGCAGAAAGCCGCCTGCATTGTCATGGCTGTAATTGTAGAGGAACGTCGTGCGGCGGGAGTTGAAATCGGAATCAAAGCCCTGACCATCATAGCGGGTGCGGGTATAGGCGGCCTCATTCAATTGTATCAGGCTGTTATCGGTGCTCCATTGCCAGATGCCTGCATTATAGCCGGGCGCGCGACTGCCCGCATAGCGCACGATATTATGTTCGATGAGCGCGCCATTGGTGCCGCGCGGTACGATGCCGTCGCCGCCAACATCCTCCACATAATTGTCGCGGATGACGACTTTTTCGCTGGGGAACCAGTTGGAGGACGTCACCTGATCGCTGATCCCGGCTATGCCGGATCGATCGACGCGCCAGACGATGTTGCGTTCGATGATGAGGTCGTCAAACCGGGTCGGCAGCTTTTGCCCGGTGGCGCGGAAGACTATGCCGCCATTATCCTTTCGGTCGTTGGTCCCGCGTACATCGTGAATGTACATGTCCCGAATGCGGATGCCGCGCGTGATGCCGCGATCCTCCGCTGATATGAGAAGGCCGGTGCGGTGGGCGGGAAGGGGGCTGTCGTTCGTGACTTCGAAACCGCTGACCGTCACATAATCCGCATTGATGATGCCGACGGCATGGGGAGAAACCCCGCCTGCATCAATCCGCGCGCGAGGGCCTGTTCCGTCAGAGGTGACGGTGATGGGCGCCTTTTCACTGCCCGATCGGGTGAGGGTGAGAGGTTCCCGCCATACCGATCCCGCCATCAGCTTGACCTGATCGCCCGGTTGCAGCGGGAAAGTCGATAGGCGCGAGAGAGAGCGCCAAGGCTGCGTTGGTGAGGTGCCGTTGAAGCTGTCGTCGCCCAGCGTGGAACTCACATAATAGGTTTCGGCATTGGCTGTCGCAACGAAGCCTGAAGGCAGGGCAAGAAGGGATGCGGCGGCCAATGATTTCAGCAAGTTCGGCGATCCCTTCGCGCTAGGTCGGTTTCTTGTTTTAGCGCAACGAGGCTGAATGCGAAGTGAAATGATCGCCAAGGTCAGGCAGAAAAAGGCCCCGCCTCCGGGAGGAGACGGGGCATGGGAGGGCGGGATGGCCCCGAAAAGGGTTAGAATTTGGCGCCGACGGTGATGCCGTAAGTTCGCGGTTCGGCATAATATCCGCCCGCATAGCCGAGCTGGCCGAAGTCGATGCCGCGAACGAAATCCTTCGCGTTGGTGAGGTTCTTCACCCACAGGCGGACTTCGCCTTCGCCCGTCCCCAGCGGAATGCCGTCGATGCCGATCTGGGCGTCGATCAGGTCGATATTATCGCCCTTGATCTGTTCGTTGAACGGGGAACCGAGGCTGCTGCTGAAATTATATTTGCCGTCTTCATGCGTATAGCCGATCCGACCACGCAGGGTTGCATTACCCCAGTTCAGCGGGAATTGCGCGTTCAGTGCCACATTGGCGGTCAGCGGTGCCGTATAGCCGGGCGTTGCGATCGACGCGATGTTGACCGCAGGCTCCCCGGCCACGGGCGACTGTCCGGCCAGGAACTCCTTATATTTTATGTCGATATAGCCAATGCTGCCATCGATCGAGAAGTTGTCGGAAAGGACCGCCTGCGCTTCGGCTTCGACGCCATTATAGACGACCTTGCCCGCGTTGATGATCCGGGTGGCAAATGTGCCCGCTGGAGCGTCGGTGACGGGGCCGATAACGGCCAGATTGTCGTAGATGTTGTGATAGGCCGCGACGTTCAGGCGCAGGCGGCGGTTGAACAATTCCGTCTTTGCCCCGATTTCATAGGAGGTCACCTTCTCCGGTTCAAAGCTGCCCAGCTGGTTGGTGCCGGTGAGCGCGGGGTCCTGAGAATTGAAGCCACCCGAACGATAGCCCGTGGCGGCGCGCGCATAGACGTTGATGCCATCGGCGACGTCGTAACCCGCCATCAGGTTCCAGGTGAACTTGCTGAATTTGGCAGCGCCATATTCAGGGACGGGAGGCGGGACTGCGCCGTTCTGGAGACGGATCATCTTCTTTTCGTCCCAGGTGTAGCGGCCGCCAGCGGTGAGGCGGATGCCACTGTCACGACCACCCGGGTAGAAGGTGAATTGGCCATAGACCGCAGTGCTCTCGCTCGATGTCGTGTAGTCAAGCCGGGCAAGCGTCTGGACGAGCCGGTAACGGGCCGGGTTGGCAGCGGCAAAGCCCGGTCCAAGGGGGCCGAAATTGGCGAGGAAGACCGAGTTAGTGTCCAGAATGAAACCGCTATTTTGACGGCCATTCTCCGATCCCTTTTCCCAGAAATAGAAGCCGCCGACGACCCAGTCGAGCGCGCTGCTGTCGCCGGAGATTTCGATTTCCTGACTGAACTGCTTGTGACGCCGACTGTTATCGACGGAGAAGAGATCCTGGCTGATGGTTGGCACAGGCGCTGCGGAGATGAACGGAATGGCGGCGGCGGGGATGGTGGGGATGAACTGCAACAGCGACGCGGGCATGCCGTTGAACAATGTTGCGTTGGAGAATGCAGGGCCGCTGAAAGCGCCGAGGCCGTCCAGATCGGTTACATAGTCGCTGTTCCAGAAACGATAGCCTGTGGTCGACTTGACTTTGAACCCGCCAAAATCATTCTGGACTTGGAGGTTATGACCCCAGGTCTTATCGACGGCGCGGCTCAGGATGTTGTTGCAGACTTCGTGCCGGTAGGTGCGGCGGGGGGTGGCCAGTGCCGCGCATTCGGGATCGGCGAAGGTCGCTCCCGCCAGATATTGAGCGACCGGTGCCTGCTGCGTCACCAGCGCCTGTCGGCCATCGACAGTGATCGGGGCAATGGGCGTGCCATCCGCCACATGAGTCAGGATGAAGGGGAGCGGCGTGCCCTTGATACGGTTCCAGTCGAAAACATATTGGATG contains:
- a CDS encoding right-handed parallel beta-helix repeat-containing protein; protein product: MLKSLAAASLLALPSGFVATANAETYYVSSTLGDDSFNGTSPTQPWRSLSRLSTFPLQPGDQVKLMAGSVWREPLTLTRSGSEKAPITVTSDGTGPRARIDAGGVSPHAVGIINADYVTVSGFEVTNDSPLPAHRTGLLISAEDRGITRGIRIRDMYIHDVRGTNDRKDNGGIVFRATGQKLPTRFDDLIIERNIVWRVDRSGIAGISDQVTSSNWFPSEKVVIRDNYVEDVGGDGIVPRGTNGALIEHNIVRYAGSRAPGYNAGIWQWSTDNSLIQLNEAAYTRTRYDGQGFDSDFNSRRTTFLYNYSHDNAGGFLLICSPGQDDSANIGNHKTVARFNVSRNDGTRIFQIAGNVSDALIEKNVVHVGKAMDVQMVVATQWDGWARGVRFRSNVFKVAGTARYGSEIGRNGPDYLIKAGFDPAESFRFKGNSYLGSHVDAPDDGAAQIESSYEEQPADWQVPVFDPAKPDGFPQYIESHRLWMLEMLRRELGTFVKLKQPHRLHVSEVRR
- a CDS encoding TonB-dependent receptor, yielding MAKTYTCAALRLIIGVSGLALASQSMAQTAATPSEPGLDEIVVTAQKRAQNLQDVPIAISAISSEKVEQLGIRDSRDLSGLSPNVVVTQGTTSNSAAVFSMRGISNGGSESFGIDAANGLYVDGVYIARGGAMGLSVMDIERVEVLRGPQGTLFGRNTTGGAIHFISRAPSSTFRLKAEAGYGNFNAWNGKISLDPGEIAGISTTFSYSHSERDGVIDNILQPRDSRDPGARKSDAFRAGAKIDLGGTGSIQYVFDWNRIKGTPLPFILTHVADGTPIAPITVDGRQALVTQQAPVAQYLAGATFADPECAALATPRRTYRHEVCNNILSRAVDKTWGHNLQVQNDFGGFKVKSTTGYRFWNSDYVTDLDGLGAFSGPAFSNATLFNGMPASLLQFIPTIPAAAIPFISAAPVPTISQDLFSVDNSRRHKQFSQEIEISGDSSALDWVVGGFYFWEKGSENGRQNSGFILDTNSVFLANFGPLGPGFAAANPARYRLVQTLARLDYTTSSESTAVYGQFTFYPGGRDSGIRLTAGGRYTWDEKKMIRLQNGAVPPPVPEYGAAKFSKFTWNLMAGYDVADGINVYARAATGYRSGGFNSQDPALTGTNQLGSFEPEKVTSYEIGAKTELFNRRLRLNVAAYHNIYDNLAVIGPVTDAPAGTFATRIINAGKVVYNGVEAEAQAVLSDNFSIDGSIGYIDIKYKEFLAGQSPVAGEPAVNIASIATPGYTAPLTANVALNAQFPLNWGNATLRGRIGYTHEDGKYNFSSSLGSPFNEQIKGDNIDLIDAQIGIDGIPLGTGEGEVRLWVKNLTNAKDFVRGIDFGQLGYAGGYYAEPRTYGITVGAKF